In the Psychromicrobium lacuslunae genome, CCAAGGAGTTGCACCAAAACGCATAGCACCCAGGAGCTCTGGTCTATCTCACACCCGCCGAATCACTTGAAAGCTGCTGCCTTCCACGCACCCGGTACCAGTGCCGCATCGATCTCGTCCCGTAGGATACACAACGCCTCTAGCCCGACCAGAGCTTTCAGAACCGACTACCCGGACTCTGCGGACCCGATGGAATTCTGGTGGCCAGCAACCGCAAGCACGGCGCCACCGTCCGGTATCGCTATGTCATCTGCTCACGCATCGCACCGCCAGCACCACTTCCGTCAGGTACACCGCCACCGCCCTCCGAAGAGGCAGCCCTGTTCCTTCATTGCTCAATCCCAGCTGTTAACGAACTGTGGCACCGATTCGATTGAATCGGTGCCACAGCTGAGTGCCAACCCTAGTGGGTCAATGACTTATCGTGAGAACCCTCGAGAGCCTCATGATCGGCATGCTCCTCGTGAGCGGCATGCTCCAGGGCGGCGCGGTGCTCGGCCGGAGTGACCGGAGCGACCCTATCCTCGAAGAAGAAGCGGGAAAGCCAAGCACGACGCTTTTCCTTCCGCACCACAATGCCCTTTTCATTGGGCTGACCCGGAATGACCTTCTTGGAATCGAAGCTAACCAGTCGGTACAGCTTGTACTCGTCCAGTTGGGCGTGCTTTTCCTTGTACTCACCGTGCGGCAGTCGAATAATCCGACCGGTCTCGCGGCCGTGCAAGACGATCTCTCGGTCCTTACGCTGCAACGCAAGAGCAATCCGCTTGGTGACCTGGAAGGCAATGATCGGGCCAATGAAGAACAGCGTCCGCAGCCAGTACGTCACGTCGTTGAGCGAAACATGGAAGTGCGTTGCGATCAAGTCGGAGCTAGCGGCCGCCCACATCACACAGTAGAAGGTGAAACCGGCCATCCCGATAGCGGTCCGGGTCGGTGCGTTGCGCGGCCGGTCCAGAACGTGATGTTCCTTATCGTCCTTGGTGATCCAACGCTCGATCCAGGGGTAGGTGAAGAGGACCGTGAAAACAATGCCGGCCGGCACCAGGGCTGGCAGCAGTACGTTCAAGGTCAGCGTGTTGGTGCCCCAGGGCAGCGGAATGTTCCACTCGAAGGGGAAGTCCCAAAGCCAGCCAGGCATCAAACGCAAGGCTCCATCAACCCAGCCGATGTACCAGTCAGGCTGGGTGCCTGCGGAAACCGGGGAGGGGTCGTAGGGGCCGTAGTTCCAGATCGGGTTGATCGTGAAGAAGGCCGCCATCAAGGCAATGATGCCGAAGACGATGAAGAAGAAGCCACCAGCCTTGGCCGCGTAGACCGGGCCAAGCGGGTAACCGACGACGTTATTGTCGTTACGACCCGGGCCAGGGTACTGGGTGTGCTTGTGCACCACCACCATAAAGAGGTGGATCACGATCATCAGCAGGATAATCGCTGGGATCAACAGAATGTGCAGCACGTAAAGCCTGCCGATAATTGCGGTTCCTGGGAATTCGCCACCGAAGAGGAAGAACGAAATGTAGGAGCCGACGATCGGAATGGATTTAATCACGCCGTCAATAATGCGCAGACCGTTGCCGGAGAGCAGATCATCGGGAAGTGAGTAGCCGGTGAAGCCCGCAGCCATCGACAAGATCACCAAGGTCCCACCGACCACCCAGTTGAGTTCACGCGGCTTACGGAAGGCGCCGGTGAAGAACACACGCAACATGTGCACGGCCACCGAGGCGACGAAAAGCAACGCGGCCCAGTGGTGGACCTGGCGAATGAACAGACCGCCGCGAATATCAAAGGAGATATTCAAGGAGGAGTTATAGGCCACCGACATCTCCAGACCCTTCATTGGCACATAGGAACCCTGGTAGTGGGTTTCCGCCATGGACGGGTCGAAGAAGAAGGTCAGGAAGGTGCCGGAGAGCAGCAGGATGATGAAGGAGTAAAGCGCCACCTCACCGAACATGAAGGTCCAGTGATCGGGAAAGACCTTGCGACCGAATTCCTTCAGAATGCCGGAACCGCCGACTCGCTGATCAACGAAGTTGGTGATCCGGCCGACCTTGGTCGACGGCACGAACTCCGGTTCGGCGCTAGCCGTGGAGTGAGTAGTCGTTGCAGTGCTCATGCTTAGCCACGCTCCCAGTAGCTCGGGCCGACAGGTTCATGGAAATCGCTCTGCGCGACCAGGTAGCCCTCGGCGTCAACCTTGATCGGCAACTGCGGCAGCGGCCGCTTCGCCGGGCCGAAGATGACCTTACATTCCTGCGTCAGGTCGAAGGTCGACTGGTGGCAGGGGCAAAGCAAATGGTGAGTCTGCTGTTCGTAAAGCGCCACCGGGCAGCCCACGTGGGTGCAGATCTTGGAGTAGGCAACGATGCCGTTGTAACCCCAATCCTCACGGCCGGGGGAGGGATGCAGCTCGTCCGGGTTGAGCCGCATCAGCAGCACAACTGCCTTGGCCTTCTCGTTGAGCTTGCCTTCTTCGAGTTCGTTAAGGCCTTCCGGAATCACGTGGAAGGCCGAGCCAATGGTGACATCGGCTGCCTTGATAGGGGTGCCGGTCGGGTCCTTGACCAACCGAGTGCCCTCTTTCCACATGGTGTGTCGCAGCTTATTGACGTCCGGGTTCAGGTCGAGGTCCCGGAACATCACGATGGCTGGCAACGGTGCGAGTGCGATAGCACCGATCAGAGTGTTGCGGATCAGAGGACGACGCTTAATGCCAGCTTCCTCGATGATGGTGTCAGCGATCTCGACGGCGTCCTGGCGATCCGCTTCGCTGCGCAGCTCATGGCGCTCTTCACTGACTTCATGATCGGGCATCAGGGTCTTGGCCCAATGCACAATGCCGGTACCGATACCGAGCATTGCGAAGGCGGTGCCCAAGCCGAGCAGCATGTTCTGCAAGCGCAGCGCACCGATCGACTGATCTAGGTGAACCCCAAAGTAGGCGAAGAAAAACAGCAGTGTTCCGATCACCGAGATCAGGAAAAGCACCACCACTTGGCGCTCGGCTCGTTTTGCCGCCCGAGGTTCCGTATCAGCCAGTCTGGGACGGTGCGGCGGAAGTCCGGGATTCTCGAACTTGTCCAACACCGTCTGACCAGCCTTAGCTTCGACCTCCGATGTGCCTTCCGGCTTGGCCGGATGGTCGTCACTATGGTTGCCCATTGTTCCTGACCCTTCTGTCGTCCCGTTGTCCGGGAAATCGTTAATTCTGTAAAAGTGCGCCCGGCTACCGGGCAGAGTTTAGGAGGTCCGTGAGGTCAACCAAATAGTGAAGGCGATCACCAGGCCAAGGCCAGCGATCCAGACGAAGAGACCTTCGGAGACTGGGCCAAGCGCGCCCAGGTCGTTACCACCGGGCGAACCGTTGGCTTCGATGGTCTGCAAGAAGGTGATGATATTGCGCTTCTGCTCCGGGGTGATGTTCGCGTCGTTGAAGACCGGCATGTTCTGCGGGCCGGTGATCATTGCCTCGTAGATGTGCTCGGGAGTAACACCGGCCAGCGAAGGCGCAAACTTTCCCTGGGTCAAGGCGCCACCAGCGGCGGCGGCGTTATGACACATGGCGCAGTTCACTCGGAACAATTCGCCGCCCTCGGCCGCGTCACCCTTGCCGTCGAGGAATTCAGCAGCGGGCACTGACGGTCCGGCACCGAGGCTGGCGACATAGGCGGCCAGTTGCTTGGTCTGCTCAGCATTGAACTGCTGAGGCTTTTGCGGCGCCTGCGGGCCCTGAGCCTGCAACGGCATCCGGCCGGTGCCCACCTGGAAATCAACCGAAGCGGCGCCCACGCCAACCAGCGAGGGGCCGTCCTTTGAACCGCTAGCACCCATTCCATGGCAGGTCGCGCAGTTGGCGATGAAGAGTTTCTCACCCTGCTCGACGTCCTCAGCGCTGTAGGTCGTGGTCTCGGCCTTTGCCTGATTGACCGAGGTGGCGAGGGTATAAAGGCCACCGGTGAGTAGCAACCCCATTAAGAGCAGTGCGAGAACGGCTAGGGGGTGCCGCCTTTTGAGTGAAAGTGCCTTCACCGGGTGCTTCCTTTACTTCTGTTCTGACGGGCTTTCGAGGGCCTGTTTACGAATTCTTGCACTTGTAGAAAACTCAGCTTACTTGAGCACATAGATGACCAAGAACAGCCCGATCCAGACCACGTCGACAAAGTGCCAGTAGTAGGAGGTGACAATGGCGCTGGTGGCCTCGAAGTGACCGAACTTCTTGGCAGCATAAGCGCGGCCGATGATGAAGAGGAAGGCAATCAGGCCGCCAAGCACGTGCAGGCCGTGGAACCCTGTGGTCATGTAGAAGGCGGAACCATAAGCGTTCGAGGAGAGCGTGACGTGCTCGGTGACCAGCATGGCGTATTCGGTAGCCTGACCGGCCACGAAGATGCCGCCCAGCAGGAAGGTCAGGAAGAACCACTCGACCATGCCCCAACGAGCGAAGCCGAGCGGGCCGCCGGTGCGGCGAGCCTGCAGGCGTTCCGCAGCGAAAACACCCATCTGGCAGCTGAAGGAGCTGGAGACCAAGACGATGGTGTTGATCAGCGCGAACGGGAAGTTCAGCTTGGCTGCCTCTTCTGCCCACAAGGAGCCTGAGGTAGAGCGAAGCGTAAAGTACATGGCAAATAGCCCGGCAAAGAACATCAGCTCACTGGAGAGCCAGACGACGGTTCCCACCGAAACCATGTTTGGCCGGTTCAGGGTGGGGTGTGCCGGGGCGCTTGGGGTTTGGGTCACAGACGTCACATAGACATTATGTCTATAAAACTGCTCAGTGCCCAATGCGAAATGCCTTTGAACTGATCTTTTTCTACAAACGTGCGAAAACTCACGGAAGTTCCGTGGCGCCGACCTTGGGTCATATTGGCTCCGCAACGGTAGACCTGGATAGCATCATAGGGTGATGCCCTCCGCAAATGCCCCCGCGCCGAGCTGGCCGTTGTTGTTGACCGAACTTATCAATGGTCATGATCTGAGCTCGGAGCAGACCGGTTGGGCGATGAACACCATTATGTCGGGCAATGCTACCGATGCTCAGATCGCCGGTTTCTTGGTGGCGCTCCGGGCCAAGGGTGAAACCATTGCAGAGATTTCCGGCCTGGCAAAAGCGATGATTGCGCACGCCCGGCCGCTGGAGGTCGACGGTGAAGCGCTGGATATCGTGGGAACCGGTGGTGATCGGCTAAATACTGTCAATATCTCCACGATGGCCGCCCTGGTCTGCGCCGGTGCCGGTGCACGCGTGGTCAAGCACGGCAATCGGGCTTCCTCCTCCGCAGCTGGTTCAGCGGATGTTCTCGAAGCCCTCGGCGTTCGGCTGGATCTCTCTGTCGATGCGGTGGCCCGGGCGGCAGGGGAAGTCGGTATTACCTTCTGTTTTGCCCAGGTGTTCCACCCTTCGTTCAAATACACAGCGGTACCGAGACGGGAAATGGCGATTCCAACCGCACTGAATTTCCTTGGCCCGTTGACTAATCCGGCGCGAACCAGTGCCTCGGCAGTCGGCGTTGCTGATGCCCGAATGGCACCGCTAGTCGCGGGTGTGCTGGCCGCGCACGGCAGCCGCGGCATGGTCTTCCGGGGCGACGACGGTTTGGACGAATTGACCACGACGAGTCCGTCAACCATTTGGGAGATCCGTAACGGTGAGGTCACCGAGCAGCAGTTCGACCCGCTTGAGTTGGGAATCGATAGAGCTACGGTGGCGGATTTGCGCGGCCAGGACACCGCCTTTAATGCTCAAGTAGCCAGGGACGTGTTAGCCGGTGCGCCCGGGCCGGTGCGCGATGCGGTGCTGCTCAATGCCGCCGCCGGTTTAGTCGCGCTCGACCGCGATGCCGAAGGCTCGCTCAATGATCGGCTGAGTGCAGCTCTGCGGCGTGCTGAGCGCTCGATTGATGACGGTGGCGCAGATGATGTGTTACGTCGATGGGCAGAATTCAGCGCCAGCAACTGACGCCTGAAGTATTGAAGTATTACTGTCTGCGCAGCTTATGTTTCAGGGATCGAAGCCTAGTGCTCGAAGCCCAGTGAGAACGCGGCGTCTAGATCGTGCCGGGAGTAGGCGCGGAAAGAGATGTGAGTGGTGGTCGCCTGAACACCCTCAACCTTGGAGAGTCTGTCCGCGATCACATCAGCCAGGTCTTCTTGGTGGGCCACTCGAGCGACCGCGATCAAGTCC is a window encoding:
- a CDS encoding cytochrome b, translated to MSTATTTHSTASAEPEFVPSTKVGRITNFVDQRVGGSGILKEFGRKVFPDHWTFMFGEVALYSFIILLLSGTFLTFFFDPSMAETHYQGSYVPMKGLEMSVAYNSSLNISFDIRGGLFIRQVHHWAALLFVASVAVHMLRVFFTGAFRKPRELNWVVGGTLVILSMAAGFTGYSLPDDLLSGNGLRIIDGVIKSIPIVGSYISFFLFGGEFPGTAIIGRLYVLHILLIPAIILLMIVIHLFMVVVHKHTQYPGPGRNDNNVVGYPLGPVYAAKAGGFFFIVFGIIALMAAFFTINPIWNYGPYDPSPVSAGTQPDWYIGWVDGALRLMPGWLWDFPFEWNIPLPWGTNTLTLNVLLPALVPAGIVFTVLFTYPWIERWITKDDKEHHVLDRPRNAPTRTAIGMAGFTFYCVMWAAASSDLIATHFHVSLNDVTYWLRTLFFIGPIIAFQVTKRIALALQRKDREIVLHGRETGRIIRLPHGEYKEKHAQLDEYKLYRLVSFDSKKVIPGQPNEKGIVVRKEKRRAWLSRFFFEDRVAPVTPAEHRAALEHAAHEEHADHEALEGSHDKSLTH
- a CDS encoding ubiquinol-cytochrome c reductase iron-sulfur subunit, which translates into the protein MGNHSDDHPAKPEGTSEVEAKAGQTVLDKFENPGLPPHRPRLADTEPRAAKRAERQVVVLFLISVIGTLLFFFAYFGVHLDQSIGALRLQNMLLGLGTAFAMLGIGTGIVHWAKTLMPDHEVSEERHELRSEADRQDAVEIADTIIEEAGIKRRPLIRNTLIGAIALAPLPAIVMFRDLDLNPDVNKLRHTMWKEGTRLVKDPTGTPIKAADVTIGSAFHVIPEGLNELEEGKLNEKAKAVVLLMRLNPDELHPSPGREDWGYNGIVAYSKICTHVGCPVALYEQQTHHLLCPCHQSTFDLTQECKVIFGPAKRPLPQLPIKVDAEGYLVAQSDFHEPVGPSYWERG
- a CDS encoding c-type cytochrome; protein product: MKALSLKRRHPLAVLALLLMGLLLTGGLYTLATSVNQAKAETTTYSAEDVEQGEKLFIANCATCHGMGASGSKDGPSLVGVGAASVDFQVGTGRMPLQAQGPQAPQKPQQFNAEQTKQLAAYVASLGAGPSVPAAEFLDGKGDAAEGGELFRVNCAMCHNAAAAGGALTQGKFAPSLAGVTPEHIYEAMITGPQNMPVFNDANITPEQKRNIITFLQTIEANGSPGGNDLGALGPVSEGLFVWIAGLGLVIAFTIWLTSRTS
- a CDS encoding cytochrome c oxidase subunit 3, producing the protein MGTEQFYRHNVYVTSVTQTPSAPAHPTLNRPNMVSVGTVVWLSSELMFFAGLFAMYFTLRSTSGSLWAEEAAKLNFPFALINTIVLVSSSFSCQMGVFAAERLQARRTGGPLGFARWGMVEWFFLTFLLGGIFVAGQATEYAMLVTEHVTLSSNAYGSAFYMTTGFHGLHVLGGLIAFLFIIGRAYAAKKFGHFEATSAIVTSYYWHFVDVVWIGLFLVIYVLK
- the trpD gene encoding anthranilate phosphoribosyltransferase, producing the protein MMPSANAPAPSWPLLLTELINGHDLSSEQTGWAMNTIMSGNATDAQIAGFLVALRAKGETIAEISGLAKAMIAHARPLEVDGEALDIVGTGGDRLNTVNISTMAALVCAGAGARVVKHGNRASSSAAGSADVLEALGVRLDLSVDAVARAAGEVGITFCFAQVFHPSFKYTAVPRREMAIPTALNFLGPLTNPARTSASAVGVADARMAPLVAGVLAAHGSRGMVFRGDDGLDELTTTSPSTIWEIRNGEVTEQQFDPLELGIDRATVADLRGQDTAFNAQVARDVLAGAPGPVRDAVLLNAAAGLVALDRDAEGSLNDRLSAALRRAERSIDDGGADDVLRRWAEFSASN
- a CDS encoding Lrp/AsnC family transcriptional regulator; this translates as MITAFVLIKTSVDRIPEAAQQISEIDGISEVYSVTGDWDLIAVARVAHQEDLADVIADRLSKVEGVQATTTHISFRAYSRHDLDAAFSLGFEH